Genomic DNA from Aggregatilinea lenta:
AGGAACAGGCCCCACAGACAGAGTACGCCCAGCGTGAACAGCCCGATCGTGCCCGACCACAGCAGGCACATGCCGCTCACAGCCAGCAGGCCCGCGCCCACCGCTACCGGGATCTCCCAGTAGCGGCGGAAAGTTGTTTCGTCCGGCTCCTGTGGGGTTTCCTGCGCTTCCGGCGGCAGGCTCACTGTCCCGGCAGGCGCGGATGGGGCTACGATTTCCTCATCGACGGGCAGATCCTCAAGCGTGCGCAACAGGGCTTCGGCTTCTCCAGCGCTCAGGATGCCGTCCTGCACCATCTGCAAGATGCGCCGCTGCTCCTCGCTCATGGTGCGGCATCCTCCCCGACCAGTTCCAGCCGCGCGACCACGGGCCGGTGATCGGACGTGCCCGCGTCGTCCCATACGTTCACGTCCAGCGCGCGGAACTCGTCGCTGTACCAGACGTAATCGATCCGCATCAGCGGGAACGGCAGGCGGCTCTGGAAAGTGAAGCCCAGTCCCTGCCCGACCTCCCAGAAGCTGTCGTGCAGCACGTCGCGCAGGGCGTGGTACGCGTCGCTCTGGTCGGTCGTGTTGCAGTCGCACAGCACCAGCAGCGGGCCGCGTTCCCCGGCCAAATACTGTTCGCGCAGCGTCGCCAGCTCCGCGTCACGATCGGACGAATCGTACTCAACAGGCAGCGTGCGTCCTTCCGGCGGCGGGGGATGCGCCGCGAACAGCGTAACGGGCGTGCCGTTCACGTCCAGCACCGCGCGCAGATATACGAACGAGTCCTCCCCGATAGTGAACGATGTCTCGTCGGAGATCGGATAACGACTGAGCAGGCCCACGCCCCGGTGCTCGGATGGCGTCGGGTACATCGCGCGGTAGGGATAACGCTCGGCCAACTGCTGCTCGATCACCTCGGTATGCTCCGGCCCCAGCTCGTGCAGCGCGATCACGTCCGCGTCGACGTCCGCGATCACCTGTACGATCTCGTCCGCATCGGACTGGCCGGAGAGAATGTTATAGCTGGCGACCCGGAGCTGCGGACCAGCACCGGGTACGGGCGGATCGGCGGGCAGCAGCACAGGGTTATAGATCAGCAGTGCGGCCAGAATCACCGGCAGTTGCAGTGCGATCAGCAGCGAGCGCCAGCGCGACAGCAGCGCGACAATCGCCAGGGCGAGCGCGCCCGCCGCCAGCCACGGCACCGCGTTGTTAAAGAAGCCAATGACGTTCCACGTCTCGCCGACGGTGATCCGCCCCAGCAGGTAAATCACCGTCGCGAAGCCGTACAGCACGATGACCGCCTGCACGCAGCCCCACGCCGCGCGGCCCGGCCCGCCTAAACACCCGCGTCCCTCGTCGTCCTGGTCCCGCCGCTGGTTCCGGCTCATCGCTTCATCCTTCTTATGCGTCCGCGCCGATCTCGCCCCACGAATGTAGCCCATTTGTCCGCCGGAAGGAAACTTTTCCGCTGCCCCACCGCGCCCGGCCCGCCGCCCGATTGCCCGACCTCGCGGCGTGTGTTAAGATGGCTGCAACGTCACCGTGACGGTGCACCGCCGGGTCGAATCACCTATCAAGCGCGAGGAAGCACACTTATGAGTCGTCGGGTTTTGATCGGGTTCATCCTCCTGAACGTGA
This window encodes:
- a CDS encoding endonuclease/exonuclease/phosphatase family protein, with the protein product MSRNQRRDQDDEGRGCLGGPGRAAWGCVQAVIVLYGFATVIYLLGRITVGETWNVIGFFNNAVPWLAAGALALAIVALLSRWRSLLIALQLPVILAALLIYNPVLLPADPPVPGAGPQLRVASYNILSGQSDADEIVQVIADVDADVIALHELGPEHTEVIEQQLAERYPYRAMYPTPSEHRGVGLLSRYPISDETSFTIGEDSFVYLRAVLDVNGTPVTLFAAHPPPPEGRTLPVEYDSSDRDAELATLREQYLAGERGPLLVLCDCNTTDQSDAYHALRDVLHDSFWEVGQGLGFTFQSRLPFPLMRIDYVWYSDEFRALDVNVWDDAGTSDHRPVVARLELVGEDAAP